In the Brassica napus cultivar Da-Ae chromosome A7, Da-Ae, whole genome shotgun sequence genome, one interval contains:
- the LOC106454214 gene encoding cyclin-dependent kinase G-2, with product MTAGRSIRYPDHELRGRQESNSRFSRRDSVYSNESYEQGRVSNLRHEDMIRSGAVNGREAFVDRGPKRCGLSVSARSVDREPGELSSESGSDESESVVKGNGDVKEVEDRAQSPVEKKRKFSPIVWDRDEKPLEATPLPPPPPLVKRSSLSPSVNCVGSSRFPSEQSNMREDPKQVGLLEVSAPTLSSPVEMSSSCVVEQSSNAGKDGKQEEGTHQEDEENMPTRHISSSRWAAGNSSPTDEGEIVELEIDKRRKKLLQGRLPNKSLTPEAGESVREGCRSSDSDERRHHSLPGSRDDFEEKSAVKGDYMEIDEEERRRGNASDSLTETDSEDEYVRHETPEPAGPPLRSINMLQGCRSVDEFERLNKIDEGTYGVVYRAKDKKTGEIVALKKVKMEKEREGFPLTALREINILLSFHHPSIVDVKEVVVGSSLDSIFMVMEYMEHDLKALMETMKQRFSQSEVKCLMLQLLEGVKYLHDNWVLHRDLKTSNLLLNNRGELKICDFGLARQYGSPLKPYTHLVVTLWYRAPELLLGAKQYSTAIDMWSLGCIMAELLAKAPLFNGKTEFDQLDKIFRVLGTPNESIWPGFSKLPGVKVNFVKHQYNLLRKKFPATSFTGSPTLSDAGFDLLNKLLTYDPERRITVDAALKHEWFSEVPLPKSKDFMPTFPAQHAQDRRGRRMIKSPDPLEEQRRKDLTQTELGSGGLFG from the exons ATGACGGCTGGGAGGAGTATTAGGTATCCTGATCATGAACTGAGAGGCCGCCAAGAGTCGAATTCTAGATTTTCGAGGCGTGATAGTGTTTACTCAAACGAGAGTTATGAACAGGGACGGGTTAGTAATTTAAGACACGAGGATATGATTAGGTCCGGAGCTGTTAACGGTAGGGAAGCCTTTGTTGATCGTGGACCTAAAAGATGTGGGCTTTCAGTTTCAGCTAGGTCTGTGGATAGGGAACCAGGTGAGCTCTCTAGTGAGAGTGGCTCTGATGAGTCTGAATCTGTGGTGAAAGGTAATGGAGATGTGAAGGAGGTGGAGGATAGAGCTCAAAGCCctgtagagaagaagagaaagtttTCACCGATTGTATGGGACAGAGATGAAAAACCTTTGGAGGCCACCCCTCTTCCTCCCCCACCTCCACTTGTTAAGAGGTCAAGCCTGTCACCTAGTGTCAACTGTGTTGGTAGCTCTCGTTTTCCTTCTGAACAGAGTAACATGCGTGAAGATCCTAAGCAAGTTGGTCTTCTTGAGGTTTCTGCTCCTACTTTGTCGTCTCCGGTAGAGATGTCTTCTTCGTGTGTGGTGGAACAATCATCGAATGCTGGGAAGGATGGGAAACAAGAGGAGGGAACGCACCAGGAAGATGAGGAAAACATGCCAACAAGGCATATATCATCCTCTAGGTGGGCTGCTGGTAATAGTTCTCCGACTGACGAGGGTGAAATAGTAGAATTGGAAATAGATAAAAGGAGGAAGAAACTACTTCAGGGCAGATTGCCCAATAAGTCTTTAACGCCTGAGGCTGGGGAGTCTGTGAGGGAAGGTTGTAGATCATCTGATTCCGATGAAAGGAGACACCATTCTTTGCCGGGTAGCAGAGATGATTTTGAGGAGAAAAGTGCTGTTAAGGGTGACTATATGGAAATAGATGAGGAGGAACGCAGAAGAGGAAATGCTAGTGACAGCCTTACCGAAACAGATTCTGAGGACGAATATGTTCGCCATGAGACACCTGAACCTGCTGGTCCTCCGTTGAGAAGTATAAACATGCTCCAGGGTTGTCGAAGTGTTGATGAGTTTGAGAGATTAAATAAGATAGATGAAGGCACTTATGGTGTTGTTTACAGAGCGAAGGATAAGAAAACAGGTGAAATTGTGGCATtgaagaaggtgaagatggaaaaagaaagagaaggctTTCCATTGACTGCTCTTCGGGAAATTAACATACTTCTTTCTTTTCATCACCCATCAATAGTCGATGTTAAAGAGGTGGTTGTGGGTAGTAGTCTTGATAGCATTTTTATGGTGATGGAATATATGGAACATGATCTTAAAGCATTGATGGAGACAATGAAGCAGCGTTTCAGTCAAAGTGAAGTTAAATGCTTAATGCTTCAACTTTTAGAAGGCGTCAAATATCTTCATGACAATTGGGTGCTTCATCGAGATTTGAAAACATCTAACCTGCTTTTAAACAATCGGGGTGAGTTGAAGATATGTGACTTTGGTTTGGCTCGGCAATACGGCAGCCCGCTGAAGCCATATACTCATCTGGTTGTTACGCTTTGGTACAG GGCACCTGAACTTCTCTTGGGAGCGAAACAATATTCTACAGCCATTGACATGTGGTCACTGGGCTGTATCATGGCAGAACTATTAGCAAAAGCGCCATTATTCAATGGTAAAACTGAGTTTGATCAACTTGACAAG ATTTTCAGAGTCCTGGGTACTCCCAATGAATCAATTTGGCCTGGATTCTCCAAGCTGCCTGGAGTCAAGGTCAACTTCGTCAAGCATCA GTACAACCTATTACGTAAGAAATTTCCAGCCACTTCATTTACTGGTTCACCAACTCTGTCCGACGCTGGCTTTGACTTGCTGAACAAGCTCCTGACATACGATCCTGAGAgg aGAATAACTGTTGATGCTGCTCTTAAGCATGAATGGTTTAGTGAAGTCCCTCTGCCAAAATCCAAAGATTTCATGCCTACTTTCCCTGCTCAACATGCCCAAGACAG GCGTGGGAGGAGGATGATAAAGAGCCCCGATCCTTTGGAAGAGCAACGTAGGAAGGATCTAACACAAACCGAACTTGGGTCTGGTGGTCTGTTTGGCTGA
- the LOC106454235 gene encoding uncharacterized protein LOC106454235 yields the protein MRSQGVEDNKGWLGPATPEISNGNGNTGFEFQKGANRTPNHQHRSTIGKPAPSKWDDAQKWLSGVGLSRGGGGEKNHHSSRNCKPRNSNADDLRLIASASQREREGEDQYVEYDEEDGAAGRPEVETKNVDCGEPAGGSVWRKESIINPTAVIRSVCVRDMGTEMTPIGSQEPSRTGTPVRATTPVGRSPVTSPVRASHGVEAVRTETVVTEGRNVASNDNEKIRYGENNNDNKAMNAMEARAMAWDEAERAKFMARYKREEVKIQAWENHEKRKAEMEMKNMEVKAERMKARAEEKLANKLAATKRIAEERRANAEAKLNEKAVRTSEKADYIRRSGHLPSSFSFKIPSFSLCW from the exons ATGAGATCTCAAGGAGTGGAAGATAATAAAGGGTGGCTTGGACCAGCGACGCCGGAGATTTCTAACGGAAATGGAAACACCGGTTTTGAGTTTCAGAAAGGTGCAAACCGGACACCAAACCACCAACACCGGTCCACCATTGGAAAACCGGCACCGTCAAAATGGGACGACGCTCAGAAATGGCTCTCCGGCGTTGGTCTTTCTCGCGGCGGCGGCGGAGAGAAGAACCATCACAGCTCGAGGAACTGTAAACCAAGAAACTCAAACGCTGATGATCTTAGACTCATAGCTTCAGCTTCGCAGAGAGAACGTGAGGGAGAGGATCAGTACGTTGAGTACGACGAAGAAGACGGAGCGGCGGGAAGGCCCGAGGTGGAGACTAAGAACGTAGACTGCGGAGAGCCAGCAGGTGGTTCGGTTTGGAGGAAAGAGAGCATTATTAATCCGACGGCTGTGATTCGATCGGTATGTGTGAGGGACATGGGGACTGAGATGACTCCCATCGGTAGCCAAGAGCCTTCTAGAACGGGTACGCCGGTTCGTGCCACGACGCCGGTTGGGAGAAGCCCTGTGACGTCACCAGTGAGAGCTTCTCACGGCGTTGAGGCGGTGAGGACGGAGACGGTGGTGACGGAGGGTAGAAACGTAGCTAGTAATGATAATGAGAAGATTAGATATggagaaaataataatgataataagGCGATGAATGCTATGGAAGCTCGAGCCATGGCTTGGGATGAAGCAGAACGCGCTAAGTTCATGGCTAG GTATAAGAGGGAGGAAGTGAAGATACAAGCTTGGGAGAATCATGAGAAGAGAAAGGCTGAGATGGAGATGAAAAACATGGAG GTGAAGGCCGAGAGGATGAAAGCGAGGGCGGAGGAGAAGTTGGCGAACAAGCTGGCCGCGACAAAGAGGATAGCGGAGGAGAGGAGGGCAAACGCGGAGGCGAAGTTGAACGAGAAGGCGGTGAGGACATCAGAGAAGGCTGATTATATTAGGAGAAGTGGACATTTGCCTTCTTCATTTTCCTTTAAGATTCCATCTTTCTCTCTATGTTGGTAG
- the LOC106378941 gene encoding uncharacterized membrane protein YuiD produces MRSIDHRLMEESADTSSSSSSHYFSIFTNYPLISAVLAFTIAQVIKFFTTWYKEKRWDLKRLVGSGGMPSSHSATVTALAMAVGLQEGFGGSHFAIAFILTSIVMYDATGVRLHAGRQAEVLNQIVYELPAEHPLAESMPLRELLGHTPPQVIAGGVLGTATAVFGYFVTLIVK; encoded by the exons ATGAGATCCATCGATCATCGTCTAATGGAGGAATCAGCTGATacgtcttcctcttcctcttcccatTATTTCTCTATTTTCACGAATTATCCTCTGATCTCCGCCGTCTTAGCTTTTACCATCGCACAAGTCATCAAGTTCTTTACCACCTG GTATAAGGAAAAGAGATGGGATCTGAAACGCCTTGTTGGGTCAGGAGGGATGCCTTCTTCACATTCGGCAACAGTCACAGCTCTAGCTATGGCTGTTGGTTTACAAGAAGGCTTTGGAGGATCTCATTTCGCTATCGCTTTCATTCTCACTTCCATT GTGATGTATGATGCAACTGGTGTAAGATTACATGCTGGACGCCAAGCCGAG GTTCTCAATCAGATTGTGTATGAACTTCCAGCAGAGCATCCCCTCGCTGAAAGCATGCCACTGCGTGAACTTCTCGGTCATACTCCTCCACAG GTCATTGCGGGTGGAGTGCTTGGAACTGCCACAGCAGTTTTTGGATACTTTGTCACCTTGATAGTCAAGTAG